TATATACTAGATTAAAGATTCTAGACTAAAAAACTGATACTACTGAATATTTATAAACTCacattaatttgaaaataatttttaaaaaaattaatgaccTCCACAAAGTATGTAAGATTCTTTTCTCAAATCCATGACTATATATCCTTAGTCCATATGTACTAACGTCACTGAAAGCCAAAATTCAATAGCTTTTACCTAGGATCTTACCTGGGACAAAGTCTAAAATCTTGTGaaattcaaatatattttccccacagaaccaaTTTAACTCACTTCAGTAATCTCATAGAGGAGGATTCCTGGATAATTCCTATGGATGGGTTTGCCTTTCCTTAATCCAGACACTCTTCTCTAACACATTCCTCATATGCACTATGGGGGACTTTATCCCCTTCTGTGGTAAACAGGTTCTGACTGAGCAGGGCCAGCTCAAGAGGTGGAGCCTGCAGTGTTAACTAATCAGGTGTTAACTAATCAGGTGTTAACCAATTTTCACTAAAACCTAAATCTCAGTGTTTGGAAGTTCCACCACCACTACTTTCAGTGTGGTTTTTAACACTCCATTGTACCACTCAATTTTTCCAGAGGCCAGTGCATGATAGAGAATATGACGCCCCCAGTCAATACTGTGCTCTCTGGCCCAGGTGTCTATGAGGTTATTTTgaaaatgagtcccattgtccaGCTCAATTCTTTCTGGAGTTCCATCTCTACATAGtacctgcttttccaggcccagcTGGGTGGCTTTCAGCTTGGCAACCTGACTTGATCCCCCTTGCCCCTCAACAGTTTCTGTCTCACCACATGGAACTCCCCAGCCAGGACACACATGCATAAATACATACATTCGTGCACCCTGGAATATGTATTCATACCTTATGTATCTAGAATAGAATTAATATCAAATATATTTCACAAATTTTTGTTACAACTGTAGAATCTGTGAATGACAGAAGGATTAAAAACCATCTGCATTTCTTACTGAGCTCCTGCTTTTCACTCCCGTTCACTGACATAGGTTACTTTCAAGTCAATCACTTGAATGCCCTAGTTATTTCAAGGGATTGTTTCAGCCTGGCTTCTGAAGGGAAGCTTTAATGGAACGTGAATTCCGTTCTGTGACTGGTGAGATGGGGAGGGAGAGGACAAGAGTGGGGGCACCAGGAATGCTGAAGACATATGGTGGTGTAGTGatcaaaacaaaggaaaaggacTCCTTGGTAAAGCACGTCATCGAACTGAAAGCAGCTGGGAGCGCAGAGATTCAGCGTTTGGTTGAAGGCAAATGTAGACAGGGCAGAGATAAGCAGTAGGTCTGAAAAAAAGTGCTTGATGTAATGCATTCATGCTGAAATACTGAAGCATGATTTCTcaacctttattttctttttttcttgggtttttttttttttgtatggaaTAGGAAAAGCATCAAAATGCTGCCAGGAGTTCCAGTAGAGAGGACTCTTTTCTTATtactggattttatttttctgttgttctggatattctgaagcatTCAATAACTTTCTCATAATTCATATTCTgccataaaaaaaattaaaatgttctgGTATAAATATCTTCAAGGTTTAAAATTCTGGCTCATCTAAAGCCAGTGGGAATTGCTATTAGTACAATGAAAATTTACTACCacagaattatttaaaaataatacatttttaaaggtATTATTAAAGTTAAATTTAATTATGTTTCTTCTGATGAAAATTTGTAACTCTTTttgatggaaaagaaaaaaaataaggtttGCCAAACTGAGTCTAACAATATCCTGCATTGGCTCTGGCATACTGGTATAATTGGCTGGTATTTTGCCACAATGCCCTCATCAGTTATATTAGGCTACATTTATTTTGTAATACATATCTTTGAAAGAATAGACTCTAGGAATAAAATCATTTGTTCAACAGTGAAAAATGTTCACTCCCATATTGAATTAATTATTATATTAGTATGTAGATATCTTTTTCATTCTTAAAATGTGTACTAAATCTGTTTATAGAGGAATACTTCATACTCTTTTCTGTCCAAGGTATTTTTGAAAGGCTCTTTCATTAGTGTATATgaaaacttaaaaagaaaactgaaagaaaagctCACATAAGATTGGCTTACAAATTTACACTTAAGACATCATAATCCATGAAATTCCATTAATGGATGTTTGGATGCTTTAGCACAATGTGAGTGCTTTTTTGAGATTGGTGAGAGTCAAAAAGGAAACTCAACTGACTGGCAGCAGATGATCTGGTCAGTAGAATATTTTACTTTTGTATTTCTTTGCAGAGCCTGTCAAGTAATAAGTATTtgtccttctcctggctgcATCCTACCTGCAAATAAATCTGAGTTTGCAAGAAGtgcaaatgctgctgcattAGGAGCTGTAAATATGCCAGAAGTAAATGCAAGTGTAACTCTCTATATAGGTCCAAGTTATTTCCTAGGAAATTGATTTGAGCTGTTAATTTGTGCATAGAAAGGTCCCTGTGGACAGCTTACAAGAGCCCTATAAAACttaggtgattttttttctgtcaggaaataaaatattctgtaaCTAGAAAGTATgatacttaatttttttctttaaagcagttctattttgatattttaaatcCCCTTAGTTGTCAAGATTGTGGAATATTTACTTAGTACCTGCCCCCATTGTGAATGTTTCTTATGATAGCCCCCTTACCCCCTTGCAAGAATAGTTATGGAGCTTCAACATGACTTATGAAGCCTCACTTTCAAAGTTAATGACTATTCATAGATTTATTCCTTCTTCACTGATTACattatttgttttcttgaaTAGCTTTCCATTTATTGCAATCTTCATTTGTAGATATGGACCTCTGATGCATAATAGAGTCTTAATTTGATTATTAAGTTATCagagtgttttgtttgtttatgcATTACAGGAAACCCTGAATTCTGTGCACTTGATGCAGCTACTGTCAAGCATGAAGCATATAAATGCAAGCTCTATTCCATGCTCACAACAAGGACCACAGGAGCCCACCTTGCAATTGACAGCTTTGACACAAACACTGCTGACTGATGGGAAGAGTGTGCTACCCATTTCTTGGCAGCAAAAATAATATTCTTGCAATGTTGCTTTCTCTTGTCAAGGACTGAAGTCATTAGCACATCCAAATCTTTTACCTTTTGGGAAGTCATTACTTTCAAAACTGTGGGAAAAATACACTTTCTCTGCTGTGATATACTAGAGTTATCCTTTGAGGGAATTTCATTTGAGAAAAAGACATGGAGAGGGATTTCTTATTAAGATCTACTTTCAGCAGCTAACTGTAGCTAGCTAGAGCTGTACTCATACAGTGGAGAGGGAATGTACACACAAATGCTTATTTTAATGAGAGAAAAAGTGTAGGTAGAAGCAGATGACCTAGATGATTTTATGAATAAAAGATTTAATCTGATGCAATCATTTCATTAATACACACATGGCACCAAATGAAAACAGAGCATAGCAGATGGCTATGAGAGGTcttaaaaagatattttcagTTTAGTAGCTAATGACTTAGATTTCATGGACTACACCAAATACTATCAGAAGTGAAACATTTATTGTAGAATCTTCCAAAGAATGTTCTAAAGCTTTATGACAGTAATGCTGAAAAATCTCTCTTTTGTGACAGTAGTTAGAAAATTCAGTCACATTATACATTATACAGCTATAGAGCAATGTAATTTTTTCACACAAACTGCGAAAAGAAAActccattattttctttattattagcctatatttatttaatttaattttaatttatttaagtAATTTGCTTCAAGTTTGCTACAAATGGTGGAAATAGTGGTTTCCAGTGTAACAATGAAATGCGGTCATTTGCCATGCAATTTTAGAATATAAATATGACATATATTCATATGCTATGATGATGGATCCACTGCAAGCAGCTGCAAAAAATTGCATTGAGGGAGATTGTTGGCATAGTACTAATAATTGATTCATTTTAAGATAAAATATGTACATAAAAGTGTACATTTAGGATGAATGTGTAACTTTAAAAGGAGGCAGTGAGTGTGGAAGGTTCAGGTAAGATCTGTATTGTGTTTTTACATTAGTAATACACACTAATGTGTTTTTACATTAGTAAACCTcagcagagagagcagggaagcaggggaaTAATGCTGTTTAGCTCACTGTATTACAGCACTGGCCATGTGGCTGCCTCAGCCTGACCCTCTCATGTTCTCCATGTCCAGGTTGCAGGGGGTCTGACAGACAAGCCAAATGTGTCAGTTCTGCTCTCAGTTTGCTCTGCTCCATCCTTGAGCAATGTGCATCCTGCAAGACTTGATTGCTCTCCAGACCCTTTACAAAACCAGATCAGGGCAAAAGGGCTGGATTTCTTAGAGAGAATCTGGCCTACAGCTTCTTACAGACAGATTAACCTCAGTTTGGCTTCAAACTGAGGACACATTCAAGTCTCATTCTCCAGACCTAATCCAAGATCAACTTAGTCTACATTACTTCATCAGAAATTAATATCACGGCACTGGTGTCTTTGAACACATGCAGACTGAATTTCCTTTTGCAAAGATTGTTTGAGATCCTGTTAGGAATGACAGAGTTTATGCTGAATTTGGATGGATCAGGAATACTTATTGTCTTTGAATGCAAACCAAGAGGAGCAAAAATACACCCTACCACCCAAAAGCCTATGTGTGGAATAGCAAGttgattttgtttcctttctatgcaacagataaaaatattgaacaagACAAGCTTAGCCCTGTTGCAAACTGTTATTGCTCCTTTATTAGGAAACAGTTCTTCATAAAACAGGAGACATAAAGTTTTGATAATCCTGAATGCTTTTTAATGAAATGTAGGCATGGTTTTCCAATCTGAATATGTACACTGTGCAATATACATCCACAGCATCTTTGGcagcctgctgctctgcaaATCCTGGCTTTGCCATTGGCTGAAGTATTCAGGGGAATGGTGTAAAAACTAAGATGAACCTTTAGAAGCTGAAAATCTTCTTATGTCTACAACTTACACTCATGACTATACATAGTCTGAGCACTTTTTGATTTAGACAATTTGCAAGCTAAGTCCAGAGGTTGCTGTCTCATATAAAGGATAATGGAAATGCAGTTAATTGCATTCTTCATACACTTTTCACTGTTGTGTAAAACATTCAGAGAACATCACTTTGATTTTTATTACTTCTATTTTGACAGCAAGTCGGGCCTCAGATAAAGGACAGAAATTCAAAGCCTCAGAAATCATATATGTAAATTTGAGGTATAGAAacttccttttaaatttttagcCATGTAAAATGAATGTTGGCCTTctcactgaatttttttttcaaaactcaCCAAGGTCTGAAGTCCTGTAAATTTTCTCAAGAGGAAGGCCAAGTATCCTATGTGTGAATGTGGTTGCAGGGTGGTATATGAGGTTACTGTGGAAAAAAGAGATATCAGGTATTCCAGAATGAGATGCCACTCCTGTAAAAGAAGGTCTGAAAGAATTTGActttaaactatttttaaatcaaaagcAATTGAATAACAATGTTTCTATGTTTTCAGCATTCATTTATGATATTTCCCCTCCTTGTCTTCATGACTGGGCTATCAGGAACACAGGAAACACTGACTAACTGTTAATTAATAGGCCAGTTTTTGATATGATCAGAATGTAATTCCTTTTCATTTAAGAGTTCTAAAAGCTCAGATAAAAGAGTTTTCTATCCCAGTATCAGGGAACAGCTTTCCTTTGTAGAAATTCTGTTATTTGTCTATGAACCAAAATCTTGTCTGCTCTCTTCAGTAGCTTCTATCATGGGTTTCCCCTCTGTTTGGTGTGCTAAATAGGATTATCATCATTAGCTTCTTAGCATATTCTCTGCCCTCTCTCCTTCTACACACGCCTTACTGCTTCCCTTACTGCtttgatttctctttttcagatCCATCTGCAAACAGAAAATTTTGGTCTATATGAGACACTCAGTTATCAGCGTAGCTGGATAGATAACACAGTCCTCttaaaaccaaccaaaccaaactccAACCTCTTCTTTTTAGCTTTGGTGTTGCAGAAGCAATTTTTAGAAACAATATACAAAAATCCAAAGACTCTTGACTGGGAGAGAATAAAAATCTCTCAATTTCTGTGCAGAATTTCTGTGTATTCACTGATCCTCTCTTGTTTGATACTTTCCTAATTCAATCAGTCAACTGACCCAGTATCACGTGAAGCAGAGACCATCTGCATAGTCCTAATGAAAAGACAACAAACCTTGGGGAGTCTAAAGCATACAGATGCCTTCTTGCACAGATGAAGCACGGTCCCATTTATTCAGAAAACACTTAACATCTTTAATATAACATGAAATTGGTTCatgagctggaaaaaaaaaaaggactacattatttattattacCTATGCAGTTCTGCTTTAGAAAGAATTTGATTTTACTGAATTCAATGTAGGAATATTATGGTAAGACCAATAAGAATTTTTCTTATGTTGTTCTTTAATGAGATTAGTTGAGCAGGTGTGAAGGTTTACTTGATTATTTTGTAAATATACAGAATACGAGAATATATTTTACACTGCTTCACTGGAGAAGTCAATTCCAATTGGTACCAATATTTTGTGTGGAAATGTTTGGTGATGTTTCAGGTACAGTCTGTAAGGGTATCtgtaagatgaaaaaaaatactttaaacaCAGTTTATGAGAACAAAGTGTGCAGACTGACTATAatgcagggatttattcaagaTACTTTTTTCTTGTACTGTTTAGAGATGCTTTGCATGAAGATTTGGTGTCTTTTCTAGCATAAATACAACCTTAGTCTCAGAATTCTCTGAAATGGGTATAAATGAGCTTCATTTCCCCGCAGTGATTCTTATAACTGTAATCAGGCGAGAATAAAGATGCAACTTGAAGTCAAATATCTTCCAGAGCTTAGCAGTTCTAACAAGTAAGGTCACTGCTGTATTCCACCGCTGTTTTGATCTCTAGGAGTGAGGCAAAGCCCAGCAACCCCAGGGACCCCCGGCCAGGGGCCCATGGCTGGAGAGGGCGCCGTGTAGCGCTCCCGCCCTGGAGCAGCGTTTCGGACGGGCCGCGGGGCAGCGGGGCCCGGTGCTGGCGGGGCTGCGCTCCCGGGCGGAGCGGGCTGTGCcggccggcggggccggagggGCAGCGGGCGCCCGGCCGGGGCGCTCCGGCAAGGAGGCTGCACAGTGAGCCTCGTGCCTGCCGGGGCAGCCCTTCCTCcgccctccctcctcctcctccgtttatttatttcatttatttttattgcatttatttGTTTGTATTCACCGGaataataaaaatgagaaaatccGAGCGCTGCTTTTGGCTGCTCTCCACCAACCTGTCAGTGACGCAAGCGGAGACTACTTAAAGGCAGATTAGAGGCAGCAAGACATTAAAGCCAACCTTCCTCCCTCCACGCCGCCGGTccgcccgccgcgccgcgccaCGAGCCGAGCGGGCCGGGCCGGTGGCCGCTGCCGAGCGGCCCCGAGCCCCGcagagccgagccgagccgagccgggaACCCTCGGCAGGGCTGCCGCCTCCAGCCGCCCTCCCGCCACCGGACTGCGGGCAGCAGAGACGGGCTGCTCTTCGGTTTGTTTTCCCTCccccgaaaaaaaaaaaaaaaaaaataggagggGTGAAAAAGGCAGAAGTGAAGAGATCCCCTACGCTTGCCAAAGTCTTTGTCTCCGGATGAACAGCGATGGGGGAATGGACTATTCTAGAGAGGCTACTGGAAGCTGCCGTGCAGCAGCATTCTACTATGATAGGGAGGTAAGGGTCGCGGGAGAGCTCCGGGGAGCACGGGGGGGATCCTCTCCTGTCCAAGCCGGCCGCCCGGGAGGTGCGCGGTGCCCTTCGGCCGGGCTCTTTCGGGGTGTGCCTGGAGCTCgcgtgtgctctgtgtgtgagtgtgtttgtgtttgtgtgtgtgtgagtgtgtgagtgtgtgtgtgctctgtgtttgtgtgtgtgtgtgtgtgtgtgttggggaGGCTGGTATGCGGCACGGGGCGCGGAGGCGCGGGGACACCGCAAGCGCCGCCGTCCTTGTCCCCGAGGAGCCACGGGGCACCAGGCGGTCGTCGGGGAGACCCCACTGCCATCGGGGTCCCGCTGCCGGCGCAGCCCCGCTCCTTTGCCGGCCGTGCTCCCGGGGGCCCCAGGGCCCGTGTGGCCGCCCTTCGGCCGGAGGGGCCAGGCAGGGGCCAGCGCTGACCGCCGGCCGCGCTCTGGGGCACACGGCCGCGCCGAGGCGATGCCGCGCAGCCTGCGCGCCCCCCGCGCGGAACCGGGGCCGGTTCGCGGTGCCGGGGCCGGATCGAGGTGCCGGGGCCGGTGCCcgtgccggggccggggcccggTCAGCACTGGACAGCTCCCGGccgcgcggcggcggcgcgcaCTGACGGGCTTCTCTGTTGCAGGATCCTGCTGACCGTGGTGGTGATCTTCAGAATTCTCATTGTGGCCATTGTAGGGGAGACGGTGTACGATGACGAGCAAACGATGTTTGTCTGTAACAcgctgcagccaggctgcaaCCAGGCTTGTTATGACCAGGCTTTCCCCATTTCTCACATAAGGTACTGGGTGTTCCAGATCATCATGGTGTGCACTCCCAGCCTGTGCTTCATAACGTACTCCGTTCACCAGTCTGCTAAACAAAGGGAACGGAGGTACTCCACTGTCTTCCTTACCTTGGAAAGGGACCAGGATTCAATGAAGCGTGAGGACAGTAAGAAAATCAAGAACACGATTGTCAATGGGGTGCTGCAAAACACTGAGAACTCCACCAAAGAGGCAGAACCAGACTGCTTAGAAGTGAAGGAAATCCCCAATCCTGCTATCAGAACTACAAAATCAAAGATGAGGAGGCAAGAAGGCATTTCTCGATTTTATATCATCCAAGTGGTCTTTCGAAATGCCCTAGAGATTGGATTCTTAGTGGGACAGTATTTTCTGTATGGATTCAATGTCCCTTCCATGTACGAATGTGACAGATACCCTTGCATTAAAGAAGTAGAGTGCTATGTTTCTAGACCCACTGAGAAGACTGTATTCTTGGTATTCATGTTTGCTGTCAGTGGGATTTGTGTGGTGCTTAATTTGGCAGAACTGAACCACTTGGGCTGGAGAAAGATCAAAATGGCAGTGAGAGGAGTACAGGCAAAAAGGAAATCCATATATGAAATCAGAAATAAGGACCTGCCAAGAATGAGCATGCCTAACTTCGGCAGGACTCAGTCAAGTGACTCAGCTTATGTGTGAGGCTGTGACAGAACTGAAACACTGTGCCAGGTGGAACAGACCCAGATACCATTAGAGAAAGGTACATTGCTTAGGCAAGCATTTTATCAAACCACCAAGAAAGCCATTAAGGTATTGGATCTCCACTTACTGAACTAGCTGCAAAATGCAGCGCTAtataaaagactgaaaaaacaGCTATAAAACCATGCTTGACCTAGCCTTACAGCACAGCTACTATTATTCCTACTTTTCTTTCTAATGATTGGGTTTTATCTGTCAGTGAAGCAGCTTTTTGGTCGTCATTAGGATGTTTACAGTTTGAATTGTCTGACTAATTGTTGTAAATGTGTAGAATGTTCATATCAAAAACTCTGCAAGGATACTCTAtatggggtggggtggggtgggggacaCTGTTGCAATGTGCAGGCATAAGCATGTTTTTAAAGGAGGATAAGCACACTGTAAGGAACCTAACCACAGCTCAGTCAGGATATCTGCGTTCACGTATCTCACAGATGTCTTATTTTGTTTGTCTAAATCACAGACTTTATTCCTGGTGTGTATTACTAGCTATTTTCTATCATGGTTTGTGCATCAATTAGTCAtgctaaaaataaatgctgaatataattttgccattttttctttgcctgtccgcacacacacacacacacacacacacacacacatgcacacacacatgtgcacacacacacacacacacacacacacacaccagagACCTTAAACATC
The Agelaius phoeniceus isolate bAgePho1 chromosome 6, bAgePho1.hap1, whole genome shotgun sequence DNA segment above includes these coding regions:
- the GJD2 gene encoding gap junction delta-2 protein, whose product is MGEWTILERLLEAAVQQHSTMIGRILLTVVVIFRILIVAIVGETVYDDEQTMFVCNTLQPGCNQACYDQAFPISHIRYWVFQIIMVCTPSLCFITYSVHQSAKQRERRYSTVFLTLERDQDSMKREDSKKIKNTIVNGVLQNTENSTKEAEPDCLEVKEIPNPAIRTTKSKMRRQEGISRFYIIQVVFRNALEIGFLVGQYFLYGFNVPSMYECDRYPCIKEVECYVSRPTEKTVFLVFMFAVSGICVVLNLAELNHLGWRKIKMAVRGVQAKRKSIYEIRNKDLPRMSMPNFGRTQSSDSAYV